The following coding sequences are from one Nicotiana tomentosiformis chromosome 3, ASM39032v3, whole genome shotgun sequence window:
- the LOC104087182 gene encoding putative ABC transporter C family member 15, giving the protein MSRCLWEDASIIVFLGFLGILLLDSLLCKCRKKVMTVDQKYTVGTEFRVSYSYIFSIICTTVLSSTHLIMLLILQKRNGAHCQFKLPVLSSEILQSTSWAVSFFVLYRSRSRKINNFPWVLRIWWISSFFIYFARAILDAHFAITSDEHLGLADYVDIIGLIASACLLGISIRGKTGIILDISDSTTEPLLNGKNEKHPEDKRDSTYGKASLLQLITFSWLNPLFEVGIKKPLDQDEIPDIDFRDSAKFLSDSFDESLKYVKGRNGATNPSIYKAIYVFARKKAAINALFAVISAGSSYVGPYLMNDFVIFLNEKELRGLQNGYLLALAFCCAKMVETTTQRQWMFGARQLSLRLRAALISHIYQKGLALSSQSHQSYTSGEIINYMSVDVERITDFIWHLNSIWMLPIQISLAIYVLHMNLGNGALVALGATLIVMTANVPLTRIQKGYQTKIMESKDERMKSTSEILRNMKTIKLQAWDSYYLHKLEILRKVEHNWLWKSLRLSALSDFFFWGSPAFISVATFSGCVMMGIPLTAGRVLSTLATFRMLQDPIFNLPDLLNVIARGKVSADRVASYLQEDEIQPDAVEFVPKAETQYGVEIKSGKFSWDTESGTPPTLDGIELQVKRGMKVAICGTVGSGKSSLLSCVLGEMPKLSGNVKISGEVAYVPQSPWILTGNIKENILFGKTYESVKYDRTVEACALKKDFELFPAGDLTEIGERGINMSGGQKQRIQIARAAYQDADIYLLDDPFSAVDAHTGTQLFQECLRGVLKDKTILYVTHQVEFLPAADLILVMQNGRIAQAGTFEELLKQNIGFEVLVGAHNQALESILTVESSSRISEKAITGSEMDTESNIITETKQDSEHSLCVEIPEKDGRLVQDEERVKGSIGKEVYYSYLTSVKGGAFVPIILIAQSSFQVLQIASNYWMASACPTGDDVAPIAEKMNFILFVYVLLAVGSSLCVLVRASFVAITGLQTAEKLFSNMLHSIFHAPMSFFDSTPTGRILNRASTDQSVVDLEIALKLGWCALSIIQLLGTIAVMSQVAWEVFVLFIPITAVYVWYQQYYIPTARELARLSGVQRAPILHHFAESLSGAATIRAFNQKDRFAHANLSLIDGHSRPWFHNISAQEWLSFRLNQLSTFVFAFFLVLLVTLPEGIINPSIAGLAVTYGIYLNYSQAAVIWNICGTENKMISVERILQYSDLASEAPLVIENCRLSSTWPETGTISFQNLQIRYAEHLPSVLKNITCTFPGSKKIGVVGRTGSGKSTLTQALFRIVEPREGSIIIDNIDICKIGLHDLRSRLSIIPQDPTMFDGTVRGNLDPLAQHSDTEIWEALDKCQLGDIMRAKPEKLESSVAENGENWSVGQRQLFCLGRALLKKSSILILDEATASVDAATDAVLQKIISQEFRNRTVITIAHRIHTVINSDLVLVLNEGRIAEYDSPAKLLEREDSFFSKLIKEYFMRSKSTA; this is encoded by the exons ATGTCGCGCTGCTTGTGGGAGGATGCCAGCATCATTGTCTTTCTTGGATTCCTAGGAATCTTACTGCTGGATTCACTACTATGCAAATGCAGAAAGAAGGTTATGACAGTTGATCAGAAGTACACTGTTGGAACAGAATTCCGTGTTTCCTACTCCTACATATTTAGCATTATTTGCACGACTGTGTTATCGAGCACTCATCTCATAATGCTCTTGATATTGCAAAAGAGAAATGGTGCTCACTGCCAATTCAAACTTCCAGTTCTTTCCTCTGAGATTCTGCAATCAACATCATGGGCAGTCTCATTTTTCGTGCTCTACAGAAGTCGGAGTAGGAAAATAAACAACTTTCCTTGGGTCCTTAGAATCTGGTGGATTTCCAGCTTCTTTATATATTTTGCTCGTGCGATTTTGGATGCCCATTTTGCCATCACTAGTGATGAACATCTAGGACTTGCAGACTATGTGGACATCATTGGTCTTATTGCATCTGCCTGTCTTCTCGGTATCTCAATCAGAGGGAAGACAGGCATAATTCTTGACATCTCGGACAGTACAACTGAGCCACTTTTAAATGGGAAGAATGAAAAGCATCCAGAAGACAAAAGGGACAGTACATATGGAAAAGCTAGTCTTCTCCAACTGATCACCTTTTCTTGGCTCAATCCACTATTTGAAGTTGGAATCAAGAAACCCCTTGATCAGGATGAAATCCCCGATATTGACTTCAGGGACTCTGCAAAATTTCTATCTGATTCCTTTGATGAAAGCCTGAAGTACGTAAAGGGAAGGAATGGAGCCACAAACCCATCTATATATAAGGCCATTTATGTATTTGCAAGGAAGAAAGCAGCAATCAACGCGCTCTTTGCAGTCATTAGTGCAGGATCATCTTATGTTGGTCCATACCTTATGAATGACTTTGTAATTTTCCTCAATGAAAAGGAACTTCGGGGGTTACAAAATGGCTATCTTTTAGCACTAGCTTTTTGTTGTGCAAAAATGGTTGAGACAACAACACAAAGGCAGTGGATGTTTGGAGCTCGGCAACTAAGCCTTCGGCTCAGAGCTGCTCTGATATCTCACATTTACCAAAAGGGCCTAGCTTTATCAAGTCAATCACACCAAAGCTACACGAGTGGAGAGATAATCAACTACATGAGCGTAGATGTCGAAAGGATTACGGATTTTATATGGCACCTTAACTCAATATGGATGTTACCCATCCAGATATCATTGGCAATCTATGTTTTACACATGAATCTAGGGAACGGGGCACTTGTGGCGCTAGGGGCAACCCTGATAGTGATGACCGCCAACGTACCCCTGACAAGGATCCAAAAGGGATATCAAACTAAGATAATGGAATCCAAGGATGAAAGAATGAAATCTACTTCAGAGATTCTGCGAAATATGAAGACTATTAAACTTCAGGCATGGGATAGTTATTATCTCCataagttggaaatcttaagaaAGGTGGAACATAATTGGCTGTGGAAATCACTAAGATTGTCAGCCTTATCTGATTTTTTCTTCTGGGGATCACCTGCATTTATTTCTGTGGCAACCTTTTCCGGATGTGTTATGATGGGCATACCACTGACTGCAGGCAGGGTCTTATCTACATTGGCCACATTTCGGATGCTTCAAGATCCTATATTCAATTTGCCAGATTTGCTAAATGTCATAGCACGAGGAAAAGTTTCTGCTGATAGAGTTGCTTCCTACCTGCAGGAAGATGAGATTCAACCCGATGCAGTTGAATTTGTTCCTAAAGCTGAAACGCAATATGGGGTTGAGATAAAGAGTGGGAAATTCAGCTGGGACACAGAATCAGGAACTCCCCCAACCCTTGATGGAATAGAATTACAAGTTAAGAGGGGAATGAAGGTGGCAATTTGTGGCACTGTTGGATCAGGAAAGTCAAGCTTGCTCTCTTGTGTACTAGGAGAGATGCCAAAATTGTCGGGGAATGTGAAGATCAGCGGTGAAGTGGCATATGTTCCTCAGTCTCCTTGGATACTTACTGGAAATATCAAGGAGAATATTCTATTTGGAAAAACTTATGAGAGTGTTAAGTATGACAGAACAGTTGAAGCATGCGCGCTGAAAAAAGATTTTGAACTATTCCCTGCCGGTGATCTTACAGAAATTGGAGAAAGAGGGATAAATATGAGCGGAGGTCAGAAGCAAAGAATACAAATCGCTCGTGCAGCTTACCAAGATGCTGATATATATCTGCTCGATGACCCTTTCAGTGCCGTTGATGCTCACACAGGCACGCAGCTCTTTCAG GAGTGCTTGAGGGGGGTTCTCAAGGACAAGACCATACTTTATGTTACACACCAAGTTGAGTTTCTTCCTGCAGCAGATCTCATTCTG GTGATGCAAAATGGAAGAATTGCACAAGCTGGAACTTTTGAAGAACTACTGAAACAAAATATTGGATTTGAAGTTCTAGTTGGAGCACACAACCAGGCTTTAGAATCAATATTAACAGTTGAAAGCTCAAGTAGAATATCTGAAAAAGCAATTACTGGTAGTGAGATGGATACAGAGAGTAACATAATTACAGAAACTAAGCAGGATTCAGAACACAGTCTCTGTGTAGAGATACCAGAAAAGGATGGAAGACTTGTGCAGGATGAGGAGAGAGTCAAAGGAAGCATTGGAAAGGAAGTTTACTATTCTTACTTGACCTCTGTGAAAGGTGGTGCCTTTGTCCCAATAATTCTTATAGCGCAATCATCATTTCAAGTGCTTCAGATAGCCAGCAACTACTGGATGGCATCGGCATGTCCCACAGGTGATGATGTAGCACCAATAGCTGAGAAGATGAACTTCATACTTTTTGTTTATGTGCTTCTCGCTGTTGGAAGTTCCCTTTGCGTGCTAGTGCGGGCATCATTTGTGGCTATAACAGGCCTTCAAACAGCAGAAAAGCTCTTTAGCAACATGCTGCACAGCATCTTTCACGCTCCTATGTCATTCTTTGACTCTACTCCTACTGGAAGAATCTTAAACCGC GCATCCACCGACCAAAGTGTTGTGGACTTGGAAATTGCACTCAAGTTGGGTTGGTGTGCCCTCTCCATTATTCAGCTTCTTGGGACAATTGCTGTCATGTCGCAGGTCGCATGGGAAGTATTTGTCCTCTTTATTCCAATAACAGCAGTTTATGTCTGGTACCAG CAATACTACATACCAACCGCAAGGGAACTTGCTCGTTTATCTGGAGTTCAAAGAGCTCCAATCCTCCATCACTTTGCAGAATCACTGTCAGGAGCAGCAACAATTCGTGCTTTCAACCAAAAAGATCGCTTTGCTCATGCAAACCTTAGTCTCATAGATGGTCATTCAAGGCCATGGTTCCACAATATATCAGCACAAGAATGGCTATCTTTTAGACTGAATCAGCTTTCTACTTTTGTTTTTGCCTTCTTCCTTGTTCTGCTAGTCACACTCCCCGAAGGAATTATAAATCCAA GCATTGCAGGATTAGCAGTAACATACGGCATCTATTTGAACTATTCACAAGCTGCAGTAATATGGAATATTTGCGGTACTGAAAACAAAATGATATCAGTTGAAAGGATTCTCCAGTATTCAGACCTCGCCAGTGAAGCACCCCTCGTGATTGAAAATTGCAGACTATCAAGCACCTGGCCAGAAACTGGAACAATTTCCTTCCAAAATTTACAG ATACGATATGCTGAACACCTCCCGTCTGTTTTGAAAAACATCACATGCACATTTCCAGGAAGTAAGAAAATTGGTGTTGTGGGCAGGACAGGAAGTGGTAAATCAACCCTCACTCAAGCCCTTTTCCGGATCGTAGAACCCAGAGAAGGAAGCATTATCATTGACAATATAGATATTTGCAAGATAGGTCTTCATGATTTGAGGTCAAGGCTTAGTATTATTCCTCAAGATCCAACAATGTTCGACGGAACAGTTAGAGGAAACCTAGATCCACTAGCACAGCACTCTGATACTGAAATCTGGGAG GCTCTGGACAAATGCCAACTTGGTGATATAATGCGTGCAAAGCCAGAAAAGCTAGAATCTTCAG TGGCTGAAAACGGAGAAAACTGGAGTGTAGGTCAAAGGCAACTTTTCTGTCTCGGACGAGCCTTGCTAAAGAAAAGCAGCATTCTCATTCTAGATGAAGCAACAGCATCAGTTGATGCTGCAACTGATGCAGTGTTACAAAAGATCATCAGTCAAGAGTTCAGAAATCGAACAGTTATCACAATAGCACACAGGATCCATACAGTCATTAATAGCGATCTTGTCTTAGTCTTGAATGAAG GAAGAATAGCTGAATATGATTCACCAGCAAAGCTATTGGAAAGAGAGGATTCTTTCTTCTCAAAACTGATAAAGGAGTATTTTATGAGATCCAAAAGTACGGCTTAG